ATCCACCGCTTTTAATGATTCTTTGGTTTTTTGAACCACTTCTTGCATGTTTTCTCTTATCGCTTCCACGCTAAATAAAGGGATTTGCAATTCCTTAATCACATCTCTTTCGCTCTGTTCGGTGCTTCTTACCCCAAAATACACCAAACATTTAGGATCAATTTCTAACGCTCCCTTTTCTAACCCCAAAGAGCAGAGCTTTTGCCATGCCTTTTCTTCGCTCTCGCTCATGCGATTAACCCCGCTACGGACACGATTTAAAACCATGCCTAAAGGCATGCCGTGGATATGCTTTGAATCGCTGTCGTAAGCCGTATGAATATCCGCATGCGCGTCTAAATACAAAATCCCTATTTTTTTGTCCTTATGAACGCTCCTAAAGGCTTGGAAAATCCCAAACATGTTCGCATGCTCTGAGCTTAAAATCAAAGGAAATTCTTTTTTCTCAAACACTTCTCGCATGCAAGGGATCAAATTTTCTTTACAAAAAAGGTAGTAATCTTCAAAATTCTTAGCGTATCTAAACTCTTTATAAAGCACGCACCGCTCTTGAATAATCGTTTGCATGCCTTTAATCACATCGCCATGCGTTGCACTTAAAGCTTCTCTCAAACGCCTAACCCCTTTATCGGTGCCTCTTTTTGACGCTCCTAATTCCGCTTCCAATCCTACTAAAATCATTTTATAACTCCTTTAAATTCCTTTTTCTTGCTGATAACCCCATTTGTCCTTACTCAAATAATACGCCCCATAGCAAAGCCCCATAAACACTAGCGTGAGATACCCTCCAATGCGTTCATTTGCATCCATATACGCCCCTATAAGACCCACCAAACACCCGCTGATGCCAATAATTTGGATCAAGGGATTAAGAGGGGCTTTATAAGGTAGATCTTTTAAGGATTTTCCCAAAGCCAGATACTCTTTCCTGAAGCGGTATTGCGCTACGCTGATACTAATCCATACAATAATCACCATAAAACTCACCACATTGATCAAACTTGCCATGATTTTTTCTGGTGCAAACGCTTCGGTGAGCATGCCAATAAGTGTAACCCCTAAAGATAAATACAAAGCATAAGTGGGCGTGCCAGAGGCGTTAAGTTTAGCAAAAAGGGGGAAAAACATCTTTTTTTGGCTTAAGCCATAAATCATCCTCCCTGAAGCGTATAGCCCAGAATTAGCGGTGGATAAAATCGCGGTGACAATGACAAAATTCATAATATTTGCCGCATAAGGGATACCCACGCCCAAAAAGGGTAAGGGGATCTTTTCTAAAGCGCTCACAAAAGGGCTTTGCGTCAAACCACTATCCGTCATGGGCAAAAACACCGATACCACAAACACCGCCCCTAAAAAGAAAAACACGATCCGCCATAAAGTCGCCTTAATCGCTTTAGGCATGACTTTTTTTGCGTCTTTAGTTTCTCCTGCCGCAACGCCGATAATCTCTGTGCCCGTGTAAGCAAAAATCACCGCTAAAATCGCCCCAAAGAACGCCCCCACGCCTTTAGGGAAAAAGCCTTTTTCTAACCCTTGAGTCTCCCCATTAAAATAGAAATTAGCAAACACGCCTTCAAAACCATACAAATAAAACGAATAAACAATGCCAATGCACCCAAGCACAATGAACACAAAAACCGCTAAAACCTTGATGGTGCTGAGCAAAAATTCGCCTGTGGCAAAAATTTTAACCGAAAAGAAATTCAATAAAAATAAAAGTGCAATGCATGCAATGACCCACACATACACAGGAATAGTTGGGAACCATCGTTGCATAAGCAAGCCTATGGCGATGTATTCCACGGCCACGGTTAAAACCCAACTCAGCCAATACATCCAAAAGACCATATACCCTGTGCTTGGGTTAATAAAACGGCTCGCATAATCCCCAAAACTCCCTGTAGTGGGATACACGCTCGCTAATTCCCCTAAAGATAAAACAATAGAATAGATAATAATCCCTCCAATCAAATACGCTAAAAGCGTGGCTAAAGGGCCCGCGCTAGCGATATTCCCCCCTGTGCCCACAAAAAGCCCGGTGCCAATCGTCCCCCCTAAAGCGATCATCATCAATTGGTTGAAGCCAATGTCCCTGCTTAAAGTCGTGTTGTCTTTCATAAACGCATCCTTTAATCGTTAAGTAAATCCTATTTTAAATCCCAACCAACAATTACAAAATAGTAAGCAAATGAATAACAAACAAAATTAATTTTATTGTGTAAAAGAGTAATACTATTTAGCTTTTTAAAAGAAAGATACCCAATCGTTTAATGGAGTGAGTATAATCATAACTGACACTACTATTTAAAGGATTAACATGACTATTGGGCTAGTCAAAGAAAGCATGGATTTAGAATCACGAGTGGCTTTGGTGCCTGATGATGTGGCACTAATCATTCAAAAGGGCGTGGGGGTTTTAGTGGAAAATCAAGCCGGTGCTAATAGCGGTTATAGTAACGAAGCGTATGAAAGCGTGGGGGCTAAAATCGTGGATACTAAAACAGCGTGGGGGCAGGATTTGGTGGTCAAATGCAAAGAGCCTTTAGAGCATGAATACCCTTTGTTGAAAGAAAAAGCCGTGCTGTTTAGTTATTTGGATCTAGCGTATCAAAAAAGCTTGTGCGAAATGTTTATAAATAAAAAAATCACTTCCATTTGCACTGAAACCATTGCCGGGCCTAAAAACGACTACCCTATTTTAGCGCCTATGAGCGTGGTGGCTGGGAGGTTGGCTGCGCATTTGATCCAGCATTATTTGCTGGCTTTAGAGCATGTTAAGGGCTTTATGGGTAAGGGGGTCATGCTTGGGGGGTTATCGGGCGCACAAAGGGCTAAAATCGTCGTAGTTGGAGGCGGTGTGGTTGGCATGGAGAGCGCGAAAGTGTTGAGCCAAATGGGGGCTAAAGTAACGATTTTAGAATTAGACTACGCTAAATTGCAAAACCACCCCTATTACCATTTGTATGATTTAGAAGTTTTAAGCGTGAATGAAGCCAATATCATTCAGGCTTTAAGTGGGGCGGTGGGGCTAGTGGGAGCGGTGCTAGTTACAGCGAGCCAAACCCCTAAAGTGATCTTAAGAAGGCATTTAAAATGCATGCAAAAACAAGGGGTAGTGATAGATGTGGCTTGCGATTTAGGGGGGTGCATAGAAACCATACACCAGACAAGCCATTCTAACCCGGTGTATGTGGAAGAGGATTTGTTGCATTATGGCGTGCCGAACATGCCAGGGATTGTTGCTAAAACAAGCTCTGTAGCTTATAGCCATGCGAGTGCGCCGTATTTGTTGTATTATTTAGAGCATGGCTTGAAGGGCTTTTTAAAAGCCAACACTAAAATCGTAGCAAACACGCTTGGAGGCTTGAGTGCTTATAACGGCTATATCACCCAAGAAGGCATCGCTAAAGCTTTCAATCTAGCGTTCAAATCGCCTTTAGAGGTTTTAAAGGAGCTTTAAAAATAAGTTGTAAAAAAGGGCATGGCGATAAACCATGCGTCTTCATGTGTGGAAATATTTCAAAAAAAAAAAAAACACTTTTTAATGTTATAATCTATCCCAAAACAATACAAGGGGTTTTTGTGGCAGAAATTGAAAGAAAAGATTCTCACTTAAGAGATATTTTAAAAGACGAACTCTACTATCAAATCCCCATCTACCAACGCCCTTACCAATGGACAGAAGAAAACTGCGAAAAGCTTTTAGACGATTTGTTTTTTAATTATGAAGACGACAGAGAAAGCGATTATTTTTGCGGCTCATTAGTCTTAATTGCAATCAGCGACGATTCTAAA
This is a stretch of genomic DNA from Helicobacter pylori. It encodes these proteins:
- the rocF gene encoding arginase — encoded protein: MILVGLEAELGASKRGTDKGVRRLREALSATHGDVIKGMQTIIQERCVLYKEFRYAKNFEDYYLFCKENLIPCMREVFEKKEFPLILSSEHANMFGIFQAFRSVHKDKKIGILYLDAHADIHTAYDSDSKHIHGMPLGMVLNRVRSGVNRMSESEEKAWQKLCSLGLEKGALEIDPKCLVYFGVRSTEQSERDVIKELQIPLFSVEAIRENMQEVVQKTKESLKAVDIIYLSLDLDIMDGKLFTSTGVRENNGLSFDELKQLLGLLLESFKDRLRAVEVTEYNPTVSAKHSNEEEKQVLEILDLIINSCKIKDKKPSFIMSR
- a CDS encoding amino acid permease, with translation MKDNTTLSRDIGFNQLMMIALGGTIGTGLFVGTGGNIASAGPLATLLAYLIGGIIIYSIVLSLGELASVYPTTGSFGDYASRFINPSTGYMVFWMYWLSWVLTVAVEYIAIGLLMQRWFPTIPVYVWVIACIALLFLLNFFSVKIFATGEFLLSTIKVLAVFVFIVLGCIGIVYSFYLYGFEGVFANFYFNGETQGLEKGFFPKGVGAFFGAILAVIFAYTGTEIIGVAAGETKDAKKVMPKAIKATLWRIVFFFLGAVFVVSVFLPMTDSGLTQSPFVSALEKIPLPFLGVGIPYAANIMNFVIVTAILSTANSGLYASGRMIYGLSQKKMFFPLFAKLNASGTPTYALYLSLGVTLIGMLTEAFAPEKIMASLINVVSFMVIIVWISISVAQYRFRKEYLALGKSLKDLPYKAPLNPLIQIIGISGCLVGLIGAYMDANERIGGYLTLVFMGLCYGAYYLSKDKWGYQQEKGI
- a CDS encoding alanine dehydrogenase, which codes for MTIGLVKESMDLESRVALVPDDVALIIQKGVGVLVENQAGANSGYSNEAYESVGAKIVDTKTAWGQDLVVKCKEPLEHEYPLLKEKAVLFSYLDLAYQKSLCEMFINKKITSICTETIAGPKNDYPILAPMSVVAGRLAAHLIQHYLLALEHVKGFMGKGVMLGGLSGAQRAKIVVVGGGVVGMESAKVLSQMGAKVTILELDYAKLQNHPYYHLYDLEVLSVNEANIIQALSGAVGLVGAVLVTASQTPKVILRRHLKCMQKQGVVIDVACDLGGCIETIHQTSHSNPVYVEEDLLHYGVPNMPGIVAKTSSVAYSHASAPYLLYYLEHGLKGFLKANTKIVANTLGGLSAYNGYITQEGIAKAFNLAFKSPLEVLKEL